CGCATCGGGACCGGCGTGGCGGATGAGGCGATCACTCCGCGCTGGTGGAGCGCCTCCTTGAAGGCCCCGATCGCGGAGGAGTACTCGCCGATCCTGTCCGGGTCGCCCACCCGGATCATGCCGAACAGGCCGCGCAGCCGCTCCTGTTCGGCCGCGGCCTCCTTGAGGTCGCCGCGCCGCGCGGCGCGGTGGAGGGCGAGGAAGCCGTGCGGGTCGACGTTGCCCAGGCCGGGGACGATGCCGTCGGCACCGAGCGCGAGCGCGGTGTCGGCCATCGTCTCGGAGCCGGTGAGGACGGTGAAGCCGCTGCCGCGCGCGCCGTTCGCCTCGGTCAGCTCCAGCAGGGTGCGCAGCCCTTCCACGTCGCCGCTGCTGTCCTTGAGCCCGGCGAGCACGCCCTCGGCGGCGAGTTCGGCCACGACGTGGGGCGGCAGCTTGCGCTGGACGTTGCTGGGGATGTCGTACGCCCACAGCGGCAGATCCACCGCGTGGCCCACCGCGCGGAAGTGGTCGGCCATCTCGCCCGGGTGTGTGGGCGAGTAGAAGGGCACGGTCGCCACGACGCCGTCGGCCCCCGCCGCGCGCGCCGCGCGCGCCTGATCGACAACACGGTTGGTGGTCATGTCCACGGCCCCGGCGAGGACCGGCACGGAGCCGCCGGCGACGGAGCGTACGACGCGCAGCGCCGCCAGCCGTACCTCGTCGGTGTGGTAGGCGAGTTCGCCGGTGGAGCCGTTGACGAAGAGGCCGTCGACGCCGGCGTCCAGCAGGAAGGCGCACAGGCGTTCAAGCGACGCCGTGTCCAGCTCGCGGTCCGCGGTGAGGGGGGTGCACAGCGGCGGGATGACGCCGCCGGACACCAGGGGTCCGGAAGGGGACGCGGAGGGAGACGCGGACGGGGCGGACTCGGGGAGGGTGGGCATTGCTTCAGTTTCTCCTAGTGGTGCTGGGTGGGGTACGGGGCGAACCGGCTCCGGCGGCACCGGAAGAGGGACCGGCGGCGGACGCTTCGCCCGTACGGGCCGTCGGCTGTTCGGTCAGGTCACCCTCGGGAGCGGCCTCGCGGTCCCCGGTCAGCCGCTGGACGCGCAGCGGGGCGTTGACGGCGATCAGGATGATGACCACGAAGGTGAGCGCGAACGTCAGCCACGCCAGCGAGGGCCCGAGGCTGTGCCCGCCGGCCAGCGAGGCGCCCAGGACCGGTGCCACGGCACCGCCGAGCGAGCCGACGTTGTAGGTGAAGCCGAGACCGGCCGCGCGCTCGGAGGTCGGGAAGTAGCCGCCGATGAGCTTGGGCAGCAGCCCGGAGATGCCCTGCGCGAACATCTGCTGGAAGAACAGCAGCAGCGCGAGCCACACGGTCTGGCCGCTGTCCATGGCGAAGACCGGCAGGACGAAGACGACGGAGACGCACAGGGAGAGCACGTAGGTGCGCTGGGTGCCCCAGCGGTCGCCGAGGAAGCCGACCAGGACGCAGCCCAGGACGTTGCCGAACCCGGCGAAGAACAGCACGTCGCTCACCGTGCCGGGCGAGAAGTGCAGGTCCGCCTTGAGATAGGTGGGCAACAGCGCCTGGATGGGCCAGGAGTAGAGGAAGGCGCAGAAGACCGTGACCATGAGCGTCACCATCATCGGCGTACGCCGCCCCGCGAACTGCGCGGTGAACAGCACGAATCCGGCCGCCGTCAGCGCCACCAGCGGCCAGACGAAGCCTCCGGCGCGCTCGGTGAACAGCAGGAACAAGCTCGCGGCCACGACGACGGTAGCGGCCAGGTTGAGCACGGCGTAACGGCCCCGGTAGAGGATGGTGATGAAGTCCCGCCGGGGCTCCACGCCGCCCTTCGCTTCCCCCTCCACCCCGCCCTCCGCAGCGCGCGCCGCACCGCTCCGCCCGCCGGTCGCGCGCTGCCAGTCGTCGGACTCCTTGAGCCCGCGCCGCATCCACAGCGCCAGCGCGATCGGGATGACGCCGAGGAAGAACATCGCCCGCCAGCCCCAGGCGGGCACCACGAACCGGTACAGCTGGCCGGCGATGATGGAGCCCACCGCATAGCCGGAGATGAGCAGGGCGCTGGCGCGGTTGCGCGCCCTGGCGGGCCAGCTCTCGATCACATAGGTGGCGCTGGCGGAGTACTCCCCCGCCATGCCCAGGCCCAGCAGCAGCCGGGCGGCGAACATCGTCCAGTATCCCCAGGACAGTCCGCAGGCCAGCGAGCCGACCGAGTAGAGCACGATGCTGAGGATCATCGCGGGCTTGCGGCCGAAGCGGTCGCCCACCGCGCCGATGGCCAGCCCGCCGAACCAGCGCGAGATGAACGCGGCCGAGACCAGCGTCGCGGCCGTCACCATCGACAGGTCGAAGTCGTCGGCGACCTCGGTCAGCACCAAAGTGATCAGGACGAAGTCGAACCCGTCCATCAGATATCCGAGCCAGGCGGCGAACAGCGCCTTCCAGTCCCGTCTCGTCAGCATCGCCATCGTTGCTCAACGCCCCTATCGCATGTGTCCCACGGCGCGCAGACGTCCCACGAGCGCGCGGGTGTCCCACGGCGGTCCGTCACGGAAGGCTGGGCGGTCCGCCATAGATGGGAGATGGGACATGGGATCTCTTACCCGCCAGACGGTACACTCGGCCCCGCAGACGAACAAGAGGTCGGCACCACCACCGACGCGAGGCGAGGGGCGACGTGGCACCAGGGATCCGCGAGCAGCTTGAGGACCGCATCACCGAGCTGATCTTCGAGCTGGACCTCGCGCCGGGTGCGGCGATGCCCCCCGAGGCACAGCTGATCGAGCGCCTGGGCGCGGGCCGCAACAGCGTCCGCGAGGCCCTGCGCGCCCTGCACACCCGCGGCATCGTGGACATCCGCCACGGCTACGGCACCTTCGTCGGCAGCGCCCCCCTGGCCACGATGGCGCCCGGCCTCCTCTACCGCACCCGCCAGTCCGTACGGACGGACCCCGGCGCCCTCCGCGACCTGGTGGCCGTGCGCCGCGCGATCGAGTCCGGGCTCATCACCGATGTGGTGGAGCAGGCCGACGAGGAGCTCTTCGACCGCCTCGACACCGAGATCAAGGCCATGTCCGACCCGAAGGAGCACGACACCGCCGACGCGGACCGGCACTTCCATCTCATGCTCTTCGAGCCGCTGGGCAACAACCTGGCCACCCAGCTGATCGAGCTGTTCTGGGACGCCTTCCAGCGCGTACGCGCCGATCTGGGACCCGACAGCGACCCGGGCGACATCGCGCACTGGCACGGCGACATCGTCACCGCGCTCCGCGCCCGCGACGCGGACGCGGCCCGCCGCGCCGTCATCGACCACTTCGACGACGTGGAGTCCCGTATCGCCGCGCTCCCCCGCCCCGGCGACGACGCTCCGGCAGCCGACTGAGGACGAGCCGTCACCCGCGCCGGGCCGTCACCTGCCGCCTGGGCCGTCACCCGCGCCGGGCCGTCACGCGCGCTCGCGCAGTGCTGCCGCGTCCGCATCCCGGGTGCGCCACAGGTGGGCTCCGACCCCGGCGGCCAGCACGATCACGCAGACCGAGAAGACCAGCCCCGCGCCGCGCAGCCCCAAGGCCGTGCTCAGCGCGCCGACGCCGACGACCGGCAGCGAGATGCCGAGATAGGCGACGACGAAGAGCGCCGAGATGGTGCCGCCCCTGTGGTTCCCGGGCGCGCGCCGGCTGACCGCCGACATGGCCGAGCGAAAGGCGAGCCCCTGCCCGATGCCGCCCGTCACGGCCCCGGTCACCAGCAGCGGCAACGAGGTGAGCAACAGCGAGAGCCCGACCTGCGCCATGCCCGCCACCAGACCGAGGCAGCCCAGCGGCAGCGCCAGGACGACGCCCGCCTTGCCCATCAGCAACTGCCCGCCCAGCGAGGCGCAGAAGACCGAGAAGACGATGGCACCGGACGCGGCCAGGTCGTCGATGTGCAGCGTCTCGGCCATGAAGCCGGGTGAGACGGCGGTGAACAGGCCGAAGACGGCGAAGCCCGTGAAGCAGGCCAGCGCCGCCGGGACGAACACCGGCCGCACCTCACGCGGCACTTCCATGCCGCGCGGGCGCAGCGGCGGCCGGGGCGAGGCGCGGCGTACGGTCTCCGGCAGTGCGAGGGTCAACGCGCAGGCCACGGCCAGCAGCGCCAGGTGCACCAGGAAGGGCAGCTTCAGCGGCGAGGGCGCGAACTGCGCGAGGATCCCCGCCAGCAGCGGGCCGCAGCCGAGGCCACCCATGTTGGCGGCGGTGGCGGCGAACCCCCCGCCGCGCGGGGCGAGTTCCAATACCGCCGCCGTGGCGGCTCCGCTGAAGAGCCCGGCGGCGAAGCCGGACAGCAGCCGCCCGGCGAACAGCAGCGGCAGCCCGCCCTCCAGGAGGAAACAGACGGCGCTGGCGGCCGAGAGCCCCAGTGCGACGAACAGCACCGGGCGCCGTCCCAGCACGTCGGAGAAGTCCCCCGCGACCAGGAGGGCGATGATGACGCCTACGGCGTAGACGGCGAAGACGACCGTCACCATCAGCTCGGAGAAGCCGATCTCCTGGCGGTAGAGACCGTAGAGCGGGGTGGGCAAGGTGGTGCCCGCCATGCCGACGGCGAACACGTAGGTGGCGGCGGCGTACCAGAGGCGCCGTCCCCCGGGCGCCGCCTCCGGTGTGCCCCCGCCTTCGCCGTCACTCCCCTCTATGCCCTCGCCTTCGCGATTCCCCTCGCTCCCGGTGCCGCGCTCGTCGCTCACGCTGCCCTTCCCACGCTCCGGCCGCCTGCCCCCGCTCTGCCGTACTTTGCCGTACCGCCTGGTCGGGCCCTGTCAGGCCGGGCTGTCTGCGTGTTGTCGTTCGCGCGGGCCGGGCGGCGGGCGTCCGCAGGTGGTGTCCGGCAGCCGAGAGGCCGTCGGCCGAATCGGCTTGCGCCGCCCGCCCAGCATCGGACCCCGCGGATTCCACGCACCCCTGCCGCCGCTGATTTCGCCGCGCCGGCGAACCAAACGCATCAGCACCGACTCCGCCCGCTCGCCTCGGAGCTGTTCCGCCACGATCAGCACTGCCCCGTGGCGTCGTCAGAATCCGGGCGCCGACGGGTGCGGTCACTGGCCGGCACCGACGGGGCCGACCGCGATCCCGGGGCCGGCGCTGTCGGAGACGGGCAGGTTGATACTGACCGGCAGGGTCTGCGAGTGGGTCTCGTTGGGCGGGGTGACCACGAGACTGGTCATGTTCACACCGCTGCCACCGGAGTCGTTCGCCGGATAGTTGAGGGTGAAGTGGGTGGCCTCGCCGGAATCGACGCTGACCATCGGAGCCGCGGCGTTCCTGCGGGCGGCGGGGAGGGAGCCCCCCTCGCCCTTGAGGTCGGCCCCGGGGAAGCCCTTGAGGGTGCAGGTAGCGGTGCCGGTGTTCTTGAGGTTCACCACGAGCGTGCCCTCGGCCATGCCGTTCGAGGTGCTGAATGCGAGCTGAGAGGTCTTGCAGGGGCCGGCGTTGCCCGCTCCCGGCCCGGAGCCCCCCTCCGACCCGGAGCCTCCCCCCGCCCCGGAGGTACCCGCGTCGTTGTTCCCCGAGCCATCAGGCGACCCCTTGCCGTCCTCGGCATCAGCGCCCGGGGATCGCGACGACGAGGGGGAGGCACTCGCCTTCTTCGACCTGTCCTTGGAGGAGTCACCGGGCGCGGGTGCCGCTCCCCCTGCCAGCTTCTTGGGCCCGGACGCCCCCTCCTCCTTGCCGCATCCAGTCAGCAGGACTGCTGCCAGCCCCACCGAGACGGCCGCTGCGAGGCCCGCGCTCCTGTCAATGCGCCGTCGGGCGGACCCGGCATCTTCGGACCATCCGGTTGTCCGCGCCATGTACGGCCGCTGTTCTCTCACTACCGACATTTTCCGATCATCCCCCTGTGAACATATGTCCGATTGCGGAGGGCCGAGCCTCGGGCTCGACGCTCCTGCGCCCCACACAGTCCGATGACCGGCTCGGCGGAAAGGTTCACGATAAGCCTGCGTTCTTCGGAGCACGGGGCAAGGTCTTACCAGCCATCTCATGTGACGGCTTCAACGGCGCTCGGGGTCGGTGAGGACAGGACCCGCCGGCAGAGCACGACGGCGTGGGCCCCGTGCGTTCACACGGCGGCCCCTGGGACCGGCATGCGGCCCTTGCGAGGTGCTTCCGGACCCGGCCTGGGTGTGCTGTCCCGGCACGTTGGTGACGGGCGGCATGCCTAGTGCCGTGACCGGCAATGTTTGCCCGTCACGGAGCGTGCGTGCCGGGCGGCGCGACGGGGCAAAGCTTGCCGGGAGGGGCACTAGGCCCCGGACCAGGCGTAACGGACGACGCCCGCGATCCTGCCGTGCTCCTCGAGTGTGCCGTCGGGCACGAAGACCACCTCCGCCTCGGTGGACAGCGCGGACTCCACCGTCTCGTCCACGATGTCGTCGCGCACCTCGCCCGCGTCGGCGACACCCACCGCCTCCCCGGCCGCCCCGGGTCCCCCGGTCTCCTCGGGCTCGTCGGGCAACGGCGCCAGGTGGCCGCCGGTCAGCCGCACCTTCTGGCGGAACGGTTCCTCGACCACCAGCAGCGCCAGCCGGCCCTCCTGAGCCGCCTGCCACACTTCGTCGAGCCCGGCCGCGAACTCCTTGCGGCTGCGCGCCTGTCCGAGGCGTTCGAGGGCGCCGTCGGTGCGCGCCTTGAGGAGTTCGGCGCGCGCGGGCGCGATCGCGTCGAAGACGACGGAGGCCCGCGCCTCGGTCAGGCCGCCCTTGGGCACGGCGGCGAGCGCGGAGCGCGCCGTGTGGGTGCCGACGTCCTCCAGCGCGCTCAGCCCCTGCGACAGCCCGGCGATGATCAGCGGCCTGGGCTCGTGCTCCAGCAGCTTGGCCAGGTCCGCGTCCACGGCGCGCAGGTGCTGGAGGGCCGCCTCGTCGCGGTATCCGGTCGGGAAGTCTCCGGTGCGCGGGACGCGTTCGCGCTCGGGCAGGTTCTTGTCCTGCTCGATGGGGAAGCCCTCGCGCCGCTCCTCGACCAGTTGTTCCCCCGAGCCGCTCCACAGCCTGGCCCGGTCCTCGGAGAAGGTCAGCACCCAATACGGCCTGTTCTGGGCCTTGGCGGCGACGAGGTTGCGGGTGAGGAAGGTGTCGCTGATGACGATGCGCTCCACCGGGGAGGACCGGGGCAGGTGCCAGAACTGGTGCTCCCCCTGGGCGGCGAACAGCACGAGGGTGTCCAGCGTGTACACCAGGTCGACCTCGTCCTCGGCCTGCTCCAGCTGCCCGACGATCTCGGCGCGCACCCGCTCGGACACGGGGGGGGTCCTCGTGGAGGCGCCGGCTCGCCTCGGCGATGAGGTTGCGCAGCCGCACCGGGTCCTGCGTCTTCGCGGGGCGGGTGCGGTGGGTGGGCAGGACGAGGGTGACGGCGGGGTAGGGGCGCGGTTCGCGCAGCCCGGCGAGCACCTCGTTGGTCAGGTCGTTGGTGCGCATCCGTACCTCGTTCCGGAAGGGGATGACGAGAGCACCCTCCAGCATCACGCGCGGCGCGTGGCTCCGCACGTCGGGACGGGCGGGCCGGCCGCGAGGGGCCCGTGGGACGCGCTCCGGGAGCGCGCGGGATGCCGTCCCGGGCGGCCGGACGTAGCCTGGGCAGGGCCCTGTACCTCGGGGAAGGAGCGACGCGTGAAGTCCGAGACCCACCCCGACTACCACCAGGTGGTCTTCCGTGACCAGGCCGCCGGATACGCGTTCCTGACGCGTTCGACGGCCACCAGCGACACCACGATCGAGTGGGACGACGGGCAGCTGTATCCGGTCATCGACGTGGAGATCTCCTCCGAGAGCCACCCCTTCCACACCGGCAAGGCGCGGGTCGTGGACTCGGAGGGCCAGGTCGCCAAGTTCCGCCGCCGCTACGAGAGTCCGACGCCGGACAGCGTGCTGCACGCGGCACCCGACGGCGAGCCCACTCCCGAGGACATCGTCCTCGCCTCGGGCCGTGACCTGACGGAGGAGAACCTGGCGTGGGCCCGTCGCCGCATCGCGACGGAGGGCCGCTCGGCGCTGGACAGGGAGCTCCCGTAACGGCTGAGGGCTGAGAGCCGCCGGCTGTCAGCAGCGGAGGGGCCGATGTGGCCCCTCCGCTGCTGTGCCGCTTCAGACCGCAACCGTGCTGTGCCCCTTCAGTCAGCAACCGTGCTGTGCCCCTTCAGTCAGCAACCGTGAAGCGCTCCCCGACATGCCGGGGGTGCTCGGCCTCGTCGAGCAGCGCGACGGCGTAATCCTCCATCGAGATACGGCTGTTGCCGTCCTCGTCCACCACGAGGTCGTCCTTGCCGACCCGGTACGTCCCGGTGCGGGCACCGGCCTCGATGGTGGCGGCGGGGCTGAGGTTGGTCCAGCGCACGTCGTCGACGGTGCGCAGGAAGTCGAGGGCGTCGCCATGCGCGTGCATGATCTGAAGCACCGCCTCCGGGAGCCCGACCGTGTCCCAGACCTGCTTGCCGCCGGGCGTACGCAGTGAGCCGGCACCGCCGACGAAGATCAGCAGCGGGGCCTCGCCGCCCCCGAGCGAGCGCAGCCCGGCGACCAGGGACTCGGCCGCCGGCCGGATGGTGGCAAGGTGACCGGGCCCGTCACCGCCGCCGACAGCGCTGACGACGATGTCCGCGCCCTTGGCCAAGGCGGCCACCGACTCGGGCGAGAGCGCGTCACCGACGGTGACGGTGAGCTTGCCGTGCTCCTCGGCGACGAACTTGGCCGGATCGCGCACGACGGCGATGGTCTCATGGCCCCGGTCCAGCGCCTCGCGGACGACCCTGCTGCCGATGTGGCCGTTGGCTCCGAATACGGCGATCTTCGCCATGGTTGCTCTCCTCTTGCGCGTGCACGTGTGCGGTGCGGATTGTGGGGGGGGTGGCATATTCGGCCATCGTCGCCCCTGCTGAGGGGGCGACACCTTCGAAGCTAACCGGGCACGGGTGATCCCGCGAGGTAAGGTCATGACCAACCATGGTGAAAAACGGACACGCACACGAATCCGCCGCCACGATCCCCGAACTCCCCTACGCGCCCGGTCCTGGCGCGCCCGCCGCCGGCATGGAGATCATGACGCTGAGTGATCTGCGCTCCCGCGCCGAGGCGCACGGGCAGCGGCTGGCGAGCCCGCAGCGTCCCGGCTTTCACCAGCTGTTCGCGGTCGAGACGGGAACGTTGCGCCAGTCCGTGGACTTCACCGAGCACGCGACGCCGGCCGGCGCCTGGCTGTGGGTACGGCCGGGCCAGGTGCAGCAGTACGGCGGCCTTGAGGGCACCGAGGGGACGCTCGTCCTCTTCCAGCCGGCCTTCCCCGACCCGGCCACCGCGGCGGCCGTAGGACTGGATGAGGCTTCCGGCGCCCTGATGCACCATCCGGTGGGCGAGCGGGCGCGCGCGGCGCGACTGGCGCTGGACCATTTGCGCTTCGAGTTCGCCGCCGCGCACTCCGCTCACGCGGACCGCCCGCCGGCTCCGCACGTCGAGGTGCTGCGCCATCTGCTGGCCGCACTGCTGCTGCGGCTCGTCCGGCTGGCGGGGCCGGACGGGATGGACGGGGCGGACG
This sequence is a window from Streptomyces sp. NBC_01775. Protein-coding genes within it:
- a CDS encoding dihydrodipicolinate synthase family protein; its protein translation is MPTLPESAPSASPSASPSGPLVSGGVIPPLCTPLTADRELDTASLERLCAFLLDAGVDGLFVNGSTGELAYHTDEVRLAALRVVRSVAGGSVPVLAGAVDMTTNRVVDQARAARAAGADGVVATVPFYSPTHPGEMADHFRAVGHAVDLPLWAYDIPSNVQRKLPPHVVAELAAEGVLAGLKDSSGDVEGLRTLLELTEANGARGSGFTVLTGSETMADTALALGADGIVPGLGNVDPHGFLALHRAARRGDLKEAAAEQERLRGLFGMIRVGDPDRIGEYSSAIGAFKEALHQRGVIASSATPVPMRPLSGAERERVARFLAQAGLGPV
- a CDS encoding MFS transporter, with product MAMLTRRDWKALFAAWLGYLMDGFDFVLITLVLTEVADDFDLSMVTAATLVSAAFISRWFGGLAIGAVGDRFGRKPAMILSIVLYSVGSLACGLSWGYWTMFAARLLLGLGMAGEYSASATYVIESWPARARNRASALLISGYAVGSIIAGQLYRFVVPAWGWRAMFFLGVIPIALALWMRRGLKESDDWQRATGGRSGAARAAEGGVEGEAKGGVEPRRDFITILYRGRYAVLNLAATVVVAASLFLLFTERAGGFVWPLVALTAAGFVLFTAQFAGRRTPMMVTLMVTVFCAFLYSWPIQALLPTYLKADLHFSPGTVSDVLFFAGFGNVLGCVLVGFLGDRWGTQRTYVLSLCVSVVFVLPVFAMDSGQTVWLALLLFFQQMFAQGISGLLPKLIGGYFPTSERAAGLGFTYNVGSLGGAVAPVLGASLAGGHSLGPSLAWLTFALTFVVIILIAVNAPLRVQRLTGDREAAPEGDLTEQPTARTGEASAAGPSSGAAGAGSPRTPPSTTRRN
- a CDS encoding FadR/GntR family transcriptional regulator yields the protein MAPGIREQLEDRITELIFELDLAPGAAMPPEAQLIERLGAGRNSVREALRALHTRGIVDIRHGYGTFVGSAPLATMAPGLLYRTRQSVRTDPGALRDLVAVRRAIESGLITDVVEQADEELFDRLDTEIKAMSDPKEHDTADADRHFHLMLFEPLGNNLATQLIELFWDAFQRVRADLGPDSDPGDIAHWHGDIVTALRARDADAARRAVIDHFDDVESRIAALPRPGDDAPAAD
- a CDS encoding MFS transporter; translation: MAGTTLPTPLYGLYRQEIGFSELMVTVVFAVYAVGVIIALLVAGDFSDVLGRRPVLFVALGLSAASAVCFLLEGGLPLLFAGRLLSGFAAGLFSGAATAAVLELAPRGGGFAATAANMGGLGCGPLLAGILAQFAPSPLKLPFLVHLALLAVACALTLALPETVRRASPRPPLRPRGMEVPREVRPVFVPAALACFTGFAVFGLFTAVSPGFMAETLHIDDLAASGAIVFSVFCASLGGQLLMGKAGVVLALPLGCLGLVAGMAQVGLSLLLTSLPLLVTGAVTGGIGQGLAFRSAMSAVSRRAPGNHRGGTISALFVVAYLGISLPVVGVGALSTALGLRGAGLVFSVCVIVLAAGVGAHLWRTRDADAAALRERA
- a CDS encoding DUF4232 domain-containing protein — protein: MSVVREQRPYMARTTGWSEDAGSARRRIDRSAGLAAAVSVGLAAVLLTGCGKEEGASGPKKLAGGAAPAPGDSSKDRSKKASASPSSSRSPGADAEDGKGSPDGSGNNDAGTSGAGGGSGSEGGSGPGAGNAGPCKTSQLAFSTSNGMAEGTLVVNLKNTGTATCTLKGFPGADLKGEGGSLPAARRNAAAPMVSVDSGEATHFTLNYPANDSGGSGVNMTSLVVTPPNETHSQTLPVSINLPVSDSAGPGIAVGPVGAGQ
- a CDS encoding baeRF3 domain-containing protein translates to MSERVRAEIVGQLEQAEDEVDLVYTLDTLVLFAAQGEHQFWHLPRSSPVERIVISDTFLTRNLVAAKAQNRPYWVLTFSEDRARLWSGSGEQLVEERREGFPIEQDKNLPERERVPRTGDFPTGYRDEAALQHLRAVDADLAKLLEHEPRPLIIAGLSQGLSALEDVGTHTARSALAAVPKGGLTEARASVVFDAIAPARAELLKARTDGALERLGQARSRKEFAAGLDEVWQAAQEGRLALLVVEEPFRQKVRLTGGHLAPLPDEPEETGGPGAAGEAVGVADAGEVRDDIVDETVESALSTEAEVVFVPDGTLEEHGRIAGVVRYAWSGA
- a CDS encoding NAD(P)-dependent oxidoreductase, with product MAKIAVFGANGHIGSRVVREALDRGHETIAVVRDPAKFVAEEHGKLTVTVGDALSPESVAALAKGADIVVSAVGGGDGPGHLATIRPAAESLVAGLRSLGGGEAPLLIFVGGAGSLRTPGGKQVWDTVGLPEAVLQIMHAHGDALDFLRTVDDVRWTNLSPAATIEAGARTGTYRVGKDDLVVDEDGNSRISMEDYAVALLDEAEHPRHVGERFTVAD
- a CDS encoding AraC family transcriptional regulator translates to MVKNGHAHESAATIPELPYAPGPGAPAAGMEIMTLSDLRSRAEAHGQRLASPQRPGFHQLFAVETGTLRQSVDFTEHATPAGAWLWVRPGQVQQYGGLEGTEGTLVLFQPAFPDPATAAAVGLDEASGALMHHPVGERARAARLALDHLRFEFAAAHSAHADRPPAPHVEVLRHLLAALLLRLVRLAGPDGMDGADGTGRADGGGGRGSAERGAEGGPAETFRRFRAAVERDFTRTRRVSYYARVLGYSPRTLSRATRAVAGLGAKEFVDRRVILEAKRLLAHTDSPSALIATQLGFADATNFTKFFHQRAGTAPGAFRTSVRS